In Arachis hypogaea cultivar Tifrunner chromosome 17, arahy.Tifrunner.gnm2.J5K5, whole genome shotgun sequence, a single window of DNA contains:
- the LOC112764402 gene encoding ethylene-overproduction protein 1, whose product MRGLKISERFKSTQVHALNSSETSGGSSSSRRRRRRSNGSSSGVVSLVLSKAKPRNKTTSEVGNLVVPLQLPSTDTIEPSIEPYLKPINLVEALAELYYRLECCPQSQKASICIEQYSLLRGIGDQKLLRRCLRTARQNAEDVLSKVVLSSWLRFERREDELEGVSSMECGGCILECPKLNLVNGFSPFSVNDKCQCPKESKQENITESSLFLPYEEKDISFCIGDEEIHCVRWRMAELSDPFKAMLYGGFAESQMRKIDFTKGGICSKGMKAVELYSRTKRLDSFCPLTLLELLSFANRFCCEEMKSSCDSHLASNVDNIDDALILIEYGFEERAPLLVASCLQVLLRELPSSLYNLNVMKLFCSSGAKERLAMVGYDSFLLYCFLSQVAMEESMVSKTTTMLLQRLEECALERWQKALAYHQLGCVLLERKEYKHAQHCFEAAADSGHVYSVAGLARTKHKQGQPYSAYKLISSLIFEHKPAGWMYQERAIYNMGREKIIDLDAATELDPSLSFPYKYRALAKVEEKQIKDGISELDKIIGFKLSADCLELRAWLFIALQDYESAVRDIRAMLTLEPSYITLQGKVTGKYLLHLLIQEVQRKSQAECWMQLYEQWSSVDDVGSLAIIHQMLENEPGKSLLEFRQSLLLLRLNCQKAALCSLRMARNHCSSIQERLIYEGWILYDTGYRDEALARAERSIAIQKSFEAFFLKAYVLADTSLNPESSSYVIELLESALKRPSDGLRKGQALNNLGSIYVDCGKLDLAKSCYKNALAIRHTRAHQGLARVYHQKNQRKAAYDEMTKLISKADSNASAYEKRSEYCDREMAKVDLDVATQLDPLRTYPYRYRAAVMMDEQKETEAVAELSKAINFKPDMQMLHLRAAFYESMGDLSSALQDCQAALCLDPNHTDTLDLYQRAQKLHFQS is encoded by the exons atgcgTGGATTAAAGATAAGTGAACGCTTCAAGAGCACACAAGTTCATGCCCTGAATTCCTCAGAAACCAGTGgtggcagcagcagcagcagaagaagaagaagaagaagcaatggtTCTTCTTCTGGTGTTGTATCCCTTGTGTTGTCAAAGGCCAAACCAAGGAACAAAACAACCTCAGAAGTTGGAAACCTTGTTGTTCCTCTTCAGTTACCTTCCACTGACACAATTGAACCATCCATTGAGCCTTACCTCAAACCAATCAACCTTGTGGAAGCCTTGGCAGAACTCTACTACAGGCTAGAGTGTTGCCCCCAATCACAGAAGGCTTCAATTTGTATCGAGCAGTATTCGCTGTTGCGCGGAATTGGAGACCAGAAGCTTCTCAGGAGGTGTCTCCGGACAGCGCGGCAGAATGCCGAGGACGTGTTGTCCAAGGTTGTTTTGTCATCATGGTTGAGATTTGAGAGGAGGGAGGATGAACTTGAAGGTGTGTCTTCAATGGAGTGTGGTGGTTGCATCCTTGAATGTCCAAAATTGAATTTGGTAAATGGGTTTAGTCCCTTTTCGGTTAATGATAAGTGTCAGTGTCCAAAAGAGTCAAAGCAAGAAAACATCACAGAGAGTAGTCTGTTTTTGCCATATGAGGAAAAGGATATTTCTTTCTGCATTGGAGATGAGGAAATCCATTGTGTTAGGTGGCGAATGGCAGAACTTTCAGACCCTTTTAAGGCCATGTTATATGGTGGATTTGCAGAGTCCCAAATGAGGAAAATTGATTTCACAAAAGGTGGAATTTGCTCAAAAGGTATGAAGGCAGTGGAATTGTACAGCAGAACAAAAAGATTGGATTCCTTTTGTCCTTTAACTCTATTGGAGCTTCTTTCCTTTGCCAATAGGTTCTGTTGTGAGGAGATGAAGTCTTCCTGTGATTCTCATTTGGCTTCAAATGTTGACAATATTGATGATGCTTTGATACTTATCGAGTATGGATTCGAGGAGCGAGCGCCTCTCCTTGTGGCATCCTGCTTGCAAGTGTTGCTCAGGGAGCTTCCCAGTTCTTTGTACAATTTGAATGTGATGAAACTTTTCTGTAGTTCTGGGGCGAAGGAACGGTTGGCCATGGTGGGGTATGATTCTTTCTTGCTCTACTGTTTCCTAAGCCAGGTTGCTATGGAGGAAAGCATGGTATCGAAAACCACAACAATGTTGCTGCAAAGATTGGAGGAATGTGCACTGGAAAGATGGCAGAAGGCCCTTGCATACCATCAACTGGGGTGTGTTCTGCTCGAAAGGAAGGAATATAAGCATGCACAACATTGTTTCGAGGCGGCAGCAGATTCAGGTCATGTGTATTCTGTTGCAGGCTTAGCCAGAACAAAGCACAAGCAGGGTCAACCATATTCAGCCTATAAGTTAATTAGCTCTCTCATATTCGAGCATAAACCAGCCGGGTGGATGTATCAAGAGCGCGCAATTTACAATATGGGAAGGGAAAAGATTATTGATTTGGATGCTGCAACTGAATTAGACCCCTCCCTTTCATTTCCTTACAAGTATAGAGCTCTGGCAAAGGTTGAGGAGAAGCAGATAAAAGATGGGATTTCGGAGCTTGATAAGATTATTGGATTCAAGCTCTCTGCAGATTGCTTAGAATTACGAGCATGGCTATTTATTGCGCTTCAGGATTATGAAAGCGCAGTCAGAGATATTCGCGCAATGTTAACTTTAGAGCCAAGTTACATAACCTTACAAGGGAAGGTCACAGGGAAATATCTGCTTCACCTCCTTATCCAGGAGGTGCAGCGAAAGAGTCAGGCCGAATGCTGGATGCAACTGTATGAACAATGGTCTTCGGTGGACGATGTTGGTTCATTGGCCATTATACATCAGATGCTGGAGAATGAGCCTGGAAAGAGCCTTCTAGAGTTTCGTCAGTCGCTACTACTCTTGAG GTTAAATTGTCAAAAGGCGGCGTTGTGTAGTTTGAGGATGGCTAGGAACCATTGTAGTTCAATCCAAGAAAGGCTAATCTATGAAGGATGGATTCTGTATGATACTGGCTACCGGGATGAGGCTCTTGCAAGGGCTGAAAGGTCCATTGCAATTCAGAAATCATTTGAAGCCTTCTTTTTGAAAGCATATGTGTTGGCAGATACAAGTCTTAACCCTGAATCCTCTTCTTATGTTATCGAACTTCTGGAATCGGCGCTTAAACGTCCTTCGGACGGTCTTCGAAAAGGACAA GCTCTAAATAACTTAGGGAGTATTTACGTGGATTGTGGTAAGCTTGATCTTGCAAAATCGTGCTACAAGAATGCCTTGGCGATTCGCCACACGAGAGCTCATCAAGGTCTAGCACGTGTTTATCATCAAAAGAATCAGCGAAAAGCTGCGTATGACGAGATGACCAAGCTAATTTCGAAGGCAGATAGCAATGCCTCAGCATATGAGAAGCGCTCAGAATACTGTGACCGCGAGATGGCAAAGGTTGATCTTGATGTAGCAACACAACTTGATCCTTTAAGAACTTATCCATACAGATACAGGGCAGCAG TGATGATGGATGAGCAAAAGGAGACGGAGGCCGTGGCGGAGCTTAGCAAGGCCATCAATTTCAAGCCTGACATGCAAATGCTTCATCTGAGAGCAGCATTCTATGAGTCAATGGGGGACTTATCCTCTGCTCTTCAAGATTGTCAAGCAGCTCTTTGCTTAGATCCTAACCACACCGACACCCTCGACCTCTATCAAAGGGCGCAGAAGCTTCACTTTCAATCTTAA